The following coding sequences are from one Deltaproteobacteria bacterium window:
- a CDS encoding cytochrome c, protein MAAAQGTSGPALDYAVTCQGCHRADGAGTPGTVPPLAGSVGRFLGVPGGREFLVRVPGVAQAPLDDAALAAVLNWMLARFGRDDVPKGFVPYTAEEVGRLRGRPLTDVAGARRQLARAIERAKQAGERARR, encoded by the coding sequence ATGGCGGCCGCCCAGGGCACGAGCGGGCCCGCGCTCGACTACGCCGTCACCTGCCAGGGCTGCCACCGCGCCGACGGCGCCGGCACGCCGGGAACGGTGCCGCCCCTCGCCGGCTCCGTGGGCAGGTTCCTCGGCGTGCCGGGCGGGCGGGAGTTCCTGGTGCGGGTTCCGGGCGTCGCCCAGGCGCCGCTCGACGACGCCGCCCTCGCGGCCGTGCTCAACTGGATGCTCGCGCGGTTCGGCCGGGACGACGTGCCGAAGGGCTTCGTCCCCTACACGGCGGAGGAGGTCGGCCGGCTGCGCGGGCGCCCGCTCACCGACGTGGCCGGGGCGCGGCGACAGCTCGCCCGGGCGATCGAGCGGGCGAAGCAGGCCGGGGAGCGTGCGCGTCGCTAG
- a CDS encoding glycosyltransferase produces MTPTLDAYAPFVGTGTIEELRLLGDRLRGRTLQNINSTAIGGGVAEILNRLVPLLREVGMDARWDVIRGGDAFFAVTKKLHNALHGEPLGVTPQDVDVFRETTEENLRTLDLCNDLVFVHDPQPVQLVGARRPGSRWIWRCHIDLSAPAPDAWEFLRPWVERYDAAVFSAPQFTRALPIDQVLISPSIDPLADKNRDLDAASVESVVKGLGIDPARPLVTQVSRFDRLKDPLGVIDAYRLVRRYNDCQLLLVGGAATDDPEGSRVLAECRERAGSDPDVHVVELPPTANLEINALQRASTVIVQKSLREGFGLTVAEALWKGKPVIAGAVGGIPLQITHKYSGILTHTIEGTAYWIKQLLNAPDFARRLGENGREHVRWNFLLTRHLRDYLLLFLALERPGESLISYPAAGEASLV; encoded by the coding sequence ATGACCCCCACCCTCGACGCGTACGCCCCGTTCGTGGGCACCGGCACCATCGAGGAGCTCCGTCTCCTGGGCGACCGCCTGCGCGGACGAACGCTGCAGAACATCAACTCGACGGCGATCGGGGGCGGGGTCGCCGAGATCCTGAACCGGCTCGTCCCGCTCCTGCGCGAGGTCGGGATGGATGCGCGCTGGGACGTGATCCGCGGCGGCGACGCGTTCTTCGCGGTGACGAAGAAGCTCCACAATGCGTTGCACGGGGAGCCGCTGGGCGTGACGCCCCAGGATGTCGACGTCTTCCGCGAGACGACCGAGGAGAACCTCCGCACGCTCGATCTGTGCAACGACCTCGTCTTCGTGCACGATCCGCAGCCCGTGCAGCTGGTCGGGGCCCGCCGGCCGGGCTCGCGTTGGATCTGGAGGTGCCACATCGATCTTTCGGCTCCCGCCCCGGACGCCTGGGAGTTCCTGCGGCCCTGGGTCGAGCGCTACGACGCGGCGGTGTTCTCAGCGCCGCAGTTCACCCGGGCCCTCCCCATCGACCAGGTCCTGATCAGCCCGTCGATCGACCCGCTCGCCGACAAGAACCGCGATCTCGACGCCGCCAGCGTCGAGTCGGTGGTGAAGGGTCTCGGCATCGATCCGGCCCGGCCGCTGGTGACGCAGGTTTCTCGCTTCGACCGCTTGAAGGACCCGCTCGGCGTCATCGACGCCTACCGCCTCGTCCGGCGCTACAACGACTGCCAGCTCCTCCTGGTGGGCGGCGCCGCGACCGACGATCCCGAGGGCTCACGGGTGCTCGCCGAGTGCCGGGAGCGCGCCGGCAGCGATCCCGACGTCCACGTGGTCGAGCTGCCGCCGACCGCCAACCTCGAGATCAACGCCCTGCAGCGCGCTTCGACCGTGATCGTGCAGAAGTCCCTGCGCGAGGGCTTCGGCCTCACCGTGGCCGAGGCGCTGTGGAAGGGGAAGCCGGTGATCGCGGGAGCGGTCGGCGGCATCCCGCTGCAGATCACCCACAAGTACTCGGGCATCCTCACGCACACGATCGAGGGCACCGCCTACTGGATCAAGCAGCTGCTGAACGCGCCCGACTTCGCGCGCCGCCTGGGCGAGAACGGGCGCGAGCACGTGCGCTGGAACTTCCTCCTGACGCGCCACCTGCGCGATTACCTCCTGCTCTTCCTGGCCCTCGAGCGGCCGGGGGAGAGCCTGATCTCGTACCCGGCCGCAGGCGAGGCCTCCCTCGTCTAG
- a CDS encoding bifunctional alpha,alpha-trehalose-phosphate synthase (UDP-forming)/trehalose-phosphatase has product MRRLIIVSNRLPLSLTRERGEVRFAQSTGGLATGLAGPHEHLRSLWVGWPGSTEEDLSEDERGRITRQLADHRAVPVWLDPDDVKRFYEGFSTSVLWPLLHYLIDQLPLHVEDWDTYERVNRRFAEVVAAHHQPGDLVWVHDYHLMLVPQLVRELVPGARIGFFLHVPFPAAEVFRTLPDRERLLEGMLGADLVGFHTAGYMRHFAASLLRILGIAVDVDRAQVGERTVRLGVFPMGIDAGRFARLAADPEVASEVSALRGSGDCAILVAVDRLDYTKGIPRRLLAFETLLRRRPSLHERVRLIQVAVPSRTRIEAYQRFRQSVDAMVGRLNGAFATARWVPVHYIYRGLSERELVTLYRAADVMLVTPLRDGMNLVAKEFIATRTDEDGVLVLSEFAGASAELAEALQVNPYDVDRTSEIYYNALTLPVEERRARMLGLRRRVVAYDVGHWVRSFLGSLETASGGSEHAGATLPPAATPPAVVERLRAATHLLLLLDYDGTLVPHASVPELATPDEALLELLRTLAARPRTNVHVVSGRSRESLDRWLGRLPIGLHADHGFWSRPANGAPWVQRPLPPMEWRERALAILEQAAARTPGSLVEHKTVSLAWHYRMADPEFGAVQANELRLHLTELLSNLPVEIVAGDKMIEVRPHGIHKGIVAAPLVAEMPPDTTIAGLGNDPTDEDLFAALPPEAITIHVGPGPSRAQVRIANVTAARRLLAAIVAEAAA; this is encoded by the coding sequence ATGCGTCGGCTCATCATCGTCTCGAACCGACTCCCGCTCAGCCTGACCCGCGAGCGCGGAGAGGTGCGCTTCGCGCAGAGCACGGGCGGGCTCGCCACCGGCCTCGCCGGCCCGCACGAGCACCTGCGCAGCCTCTGGGTCGGATGGCCGGGCTCCACGGAGGAGGACCTGAGCGAGGACGAGCGCGGCCGCATCACGCGCCAGCTCGCGGACCATCGGGCCGTTCCCGTGTGGCTCGATCCCGACGACGTGAAGCGCTTCTACGAGGGCTTCTCGACCAGCGTCCTCTGGCCGCTCCTCCACTACCTGATCGACCAGCTGCCCCTGCACGTGGAGGACTGGGACACGTACGAACGCGTGAACCGGCGCTTCGCCGAGGTGGTCGCCGCCCACCACCAGCCGGGCGACCTGGTCTGGGTGCACGACTACCACCTGATGCTCGTGCCGCAGCTCGTGCGCGAGCTCGTGCCCGGTGCGCGCATCGGCTTCTTCCTGCACGTCCCCTTCCCGGCCGCGGAGGTCTTCCGCACGCTGCCCGACCGCGAGCGGCTGCTCGAGGGAATGCTGGGCGCCGACCTGGTGGGCTTCCACACCGCCGGCTACATGCGGCACTTCGCCGCGTCTCTGCTGCGCATCCTCGGCATCGCCGTCGACGTGGACCGCGCGCAGGTCGGAGAGCGCACGGTCCGCCTGGGGGTCTTCCCGATGGGCATCGACGCCGGGAGGTTCGCCCGGCTGGCGGCCGACCCCGAGGTGGCGAGCGAGGTGAGCGCGCTCCGCGGCTCCGGCGACTGTGCCATCCTCGTGGCGGTCGACCGCCTCGATTACACGAAGGGCATCCCGCGGCGTCTGCTGGCCTTCGAGACCCTTCTCCGCCGCCGTCCCTCGCTGCACGAGCGCGTTCGCCTGATCCAGGTCGCGGTCCCGTCGCGCACGCGCATCGAGGCCTACCAGAGGTTCCGGCAGAGCGTGGACGCGATGGTGGGCCGGTTGAACGGTGCCTTCGCGACCGCGCGCTGGGTCCCGGTGCACTACATCTATCGAGGCCTCTCCGAGCGCGAGCTCGTGACGCTCTACCGTGCGGCGGACGTCATGCTGGTCACGCCGCTCCGGGACGGCATGAACCTGGTGGCGAAGGAGTTCATCGCTACGCGCACGGACGAGGACGGCGTCCTCGTGCTGAGCGAGTTCGCCGGCGCCTCTGCGGAGCTCGCCGAGGCCCTTCAGGTAAACCCCTACGACGTGGACCGCACGTCCGAGATCTACTACAATGCGCTCACGCTGCCGGTGGAGGAGCGACGCGCGCGGATGCTGGGGCTCAGGAGGCGGGTGGTTGCATATGACGTGGGGCACTGGGTCCGCTCGTTCCTCGGCTCCCTGGAAACGGCGAGCGGCGGCAGCGAGCACGCGGGGGCCACGCTCCCCCCGGCCGCCACGCCGCCCGCGGTGGTCGAGCGGCTGCGGGCTGCGACCCATCTCCTCCTGCTTCTCGACTACGACGGCACGCTCGTGCCCCATGCCAGCGTGCCCGAGCTCGCGACTCCCGACGAGGCCCTGCTCGAGCTGCTGCGCACCCTCGCCGCGCGGCCGCGCACCAACGTCCACGTGGTCAGCGGGCGATCACGCGAGAGCCTGGACCGCTGGCTCGGCCGGCTCCCGATCGGCCTCCATGCCGACCATGGCTTCTGGTCGCGGCCGGCGAACGGCGCGCCCTGGGTACAGCGACCGCTGCCGCCGATGGAGTGGCGCGAGCGGGCGCTCGCCATCCTCGAGCAGGCTGCGGCCAGGACGCCCGGATCTCTCGTCGAGCACAAGACCGTCTCGCTGGCCTGGCACTACCGGATGGCGGACCCGGAGTTCGGCGCGGTGCAGGCAAACGAGCTCCGGCTGCACCTCACGGAGCTGCTCAGCAACCTGCCCGTGGAGATCGTCGCCGGGGACAAGATGATCGAGGTGCGCCCCCACGGGATCCACAAGGGGATTGTCGCGGCGCCGCTGGTGGCGGAGATGCCGCCGGACACGACGATCGCCGGGCTCGGGAACGATCCGACGGACGAGGACCTGTTCGCCGCGTTGCCGCCGGAGGCGATCACCATTCACGTCGGGCCCGGGCCGAGCCGGGCCCAGGTCCGGATCGCGAACGTCACGGCGGCGCGGCGCCTGCTCGCCGCGATCGTGGCGGAGGCTGCCGCATGA
- a CDS encoding sigma-54-dependent Fis family transcriptional regulator — protein sequence MPDVLLIDDDASFQAALTELVRAEGFSVEGAGSLGEARAYLSKHTPDLALVDLKLPDGSGLELLPEIQNGATEVILITGHATVDSAVEALRSGASDYLTKPVDIPRLKSVLANVVRRRELREEIQALRGTLRSLGHFGPLIGSSPPMQAVYDMIARVAPTDATVLVQGESGTGKELVAQTLHGLSRRRKGPFVALNCSAVSPQLIESELFGHERGSFTGAARTHKGYFERAEGGTLFLDEVSEMPIELQVRLLRVLETSIVARVGGETELKVDVRVVAATNREPGQAVADGKLREDLLYRLSVFPIRLPALRERAGDVELLAGAFLAEFNAAEGTRKGISRAALELLRGHSWPGNVRELKNAVHRAFILADEEISPGHLPLLRAQITNGPQAEEPGAGGMVQLRVGCPLAEAERRLILATLHEHGGNKEKTAKALGISLKTLYNKLNRYKTISAL from the coding sequence ATGCCGGACGTGCTCCTCATCGATGACGACGCCAGCTTCCAGGCAGCACTGACCGAGCTGGTACGGGCGGAGGGGTTCTCGGTCGAGGGCGCCGGCAGCCTGGGCGAGGCGCGCGCGTACTTGAGCAAGCACACGCCGGACCTGGCGCTGGTGGATCTGAAGCTGCCGGACGGCAGCGGTCTGGAGCTCCTGCCCGAGATCCAGAATGGCGCCACCGAGGTCATCCTGATCACCGGCCACGCCACCGTCGATTCGGCGGTCGAGGCGCTCCGCAGCGGTGCCTCGGACTACCTGACCAAGCCGGTCGACATTCCGCGGCTCAAATCCGTGCTCGCGAACGTCGTGCGCCGCCGCGAGCTGCGCGAGGAGATCCAGGCGCTACGCGGTACGCTCCGCAGCCTCGGTCACTTCGGACCGCTGATCGGATCCTCCCCGCCCATGCAGGCGGTCTACGACATGATCGCACGGGTCGCGCCCACGGACGCGACCGTGCTGGTGCAAGGCGAGAGTGGCACGGGCAAGGAGCTCGTCGCGCAGACGCTGCACGGGTTGAGCCGCCGGCGGAAGGGACCGTTCGTCGCGCTCAACTGCTCGGCGGTGTCGCCCCAGCTGATCGAGAGCGAGCTCTTCGGGCACGAGCGGGGCAGCTTCACCGGTGCGGCACGCACTCACAAGGGCTACTTCGAGCGGGCCGAGGGCGGCACGCTGTTCCTCGACGAGGTCAGCGAGATGCCGATCGAGCTGCAGGTGCGGTTGCTGCGCGTGCTCGAGACAAGCATCGTGGCGCGGGTCGGCGGGGAGACCGAGCTCAAGGTCGACGTTCGCGTCGTGGCGGCGACCAACCGGGAGCCCGGGCAGGCGGTGGCGGACGGGAAGCTGCGCGAGGACCTCCTCTATCGCCTGAGCGTGTTCCCCATCCGGCTGCCGGCGCTGCGCGAGCGCGCTGGGGACGTCGAGTTGCTGGCCGGCGCGTTCCTCGCCGAGTTCAACGCCGCCGAGGGGACGCGGAAGGGGATCAGCCGCGCCGCGCTGGAGCTCCTGCGGGGACACTCCTGGCCGGGCAACGTGCGCGAGCTCAAGAATGCCGTACACCGCGCCTTCATCCTCGCCGACGAGGAGATCTCGCCCGGGCACCTTCCGTTGCTGCGCGCCCAGATCACGAACGGGCCGCAGGCGGAAGAGCCAGGCGCGGGCGGGATGGTCCAGCTCAGGGTCGGCTGTCCGCTCGCCGAAGCGGAGCGCCGGCTCATCCTCGCCACCCTGCACGAGCACGGCGGAAACAAGGAGAAGACGGCCAAGGCGCTCGGGATCAGCTTGAAGACGCTCTACAACAAGCTGAACCGATACAAGACCATCTCCGCTCTCTAG
- a CDS encoding exosortase system-associated protein, TIGR04073 family, translated as MNGHPGSRCRRVFGLAGLAVLACILAFTSPAGAQTAARKFGRGLADMTTGVLELPGNTVVEAKKHGAAGVPIGVAKGLGMIVSRELVGAYEVVSAPFPVPPGFRPPIQPEFPWSYFEQAPRSARSERRTPAPRG; from the coding sequence ATGAACGGCCATCCAGGCTCGAGATGTCGACGTGTATTTGGATTGGCTGGCCTCGCGGTGCTTGCCTGCATTCTGGCATTCACCTCGCCGGCCGGCGCCCAGACCGCGGCCCGCAAGTTCGGTCGCGGGCTGGCCGACATGACGACCGGCGTCCTGGAGCTCCCGGGCAACACTGTCGTCGAGGCGAAGAAGCACGGTGCGGCGGGAGTGCCCATCGGTGTCGCGAAGGGCCTCGGCATGATCGTCTCGCGGGAGCTGGTCGGGGCGTACGAGGTCGTGTCGGCGCCCTTCCCCGTGCCCCCGGGCTTCCGGCCGCCGATCCAGCCGGAATTCCCCTGGAGCTACTTCGAACAGGCGCCGCGCTCGGCCCGGAGCGAGCGGCGTACCCCCGCCCCGCGCGGGTAG
- a CDS encoding response regulator: MPERMGRAQAAWGPRGDTLFAGEMGALMRAVDWSATPLGPLERWPWSLCGALAVCLNSEVPMMIWWGPELVTLYNDACRPMLGTRKHPRALGRPGRECWLDVWSVIGPMLERALWRGEGTFSDDLLLPLDRHGRREEGYFTLSFSPIRDETGRVQGVFTTAAETTRHVLGERRLRTLRDLALRGAEAWTIEQACESAIRTLAANPGDIPFALLYLLEADGRRARLAGTTGVSPGVLPPTVELAETETSSTAWPLAQVARTGRVARMDDLGARVDALPMSRWGDVPESALVLPVARVGPGHVCGFLVLGISPHRPLDEDYRDFLCLVTEHVALIIADAPASEEERQRAEVLAALDRQRAEALAHERAARAEAEATKRRFHDLVHGLDAILWEASPKTGQFTFVSQRAEKLLGYPLERWTSEPQFWRSVLHPDDRERTVGLCRGAIAEGRDQELEYRLIAADGTIVWMHDRIYVARDRRGRMRKLRGFMTNVSERKRAEEERARLLVDMEYARREAETANRVKDEFLATLSHELRTPLGAILLWARLLRGSQLDEPTTARALEMIEQDARALERIVGDILDVSRIITGKLGLQVESVDLAPTIEAAIEAVRPAADAKSIQIESVLDDPVTPISGDEARLRQIVWNLLSNAIKFTPKGGRIEVRLERADSSAQITVKDTGRGIAPDFLPHVFERFRQADASTTRAQGGLGLGLAIVRHLVEMHGGCVYADSPGEGRGATFAVRLPLLPVRPLEAGRKSGQPAGRREAARAAHTLEGVRVLLVEDDVNTRESLGALLRQRGARVTATGTAADGLRALEQEPPDVLISDLGMPDEDGYALIRKVRGLGRERGGHVPAIALTGYTGVDVRARALAEGYDMHVPKPADPDELTALIARLEGRDAWTADSPGGTHGE, encoded by the coding sequence ATGCCGGAACGGATGGGTCGCGCCCAGGCAGCGTGGGGACCCCGGGGGGACACACTGTTCGCCGGAGAGATGGGCGCGCTCATGCGCGCCGTCGATTGGTCGGCGACGCCGCTCGGCCCGCTCGAACGCTGGCCTTGGAGCCTGTGCGGCGCCCTCGCCGTCTGCCTCAACTCGGAAGTCCCCATGATGATCTGGTGGGGGCCCGAGCTGGTGACGCTCTACAACGACGCGTGCCGTCCGATGCTCGGCACACGGAAGCACCCGCGCGCCCTGGGCCGACCCGGACGCGAGTGCTGGCTCGACGTCTGGAGCGTCATCGGACCGATGCTCGAGCGCGCGCTGTGGCGGGGCGAGGGGACCTTCTCCGACGACCTGCTCCTTCCGCTCGACCGGCACGGGCGTCGCGAGGAGGGCTACTTCACCCTGTCGTTCAGCCCCATCCGGGACGAGACGGGCCGTGTGCAAGGCGTCTTCACCACCGCCGCCGAGACCACGCGACACGTGCTGGGCGAGCGCCGGTTGCGCACCCTGCGCGACCTCGCGCTACGCGGGGCGGAGGCATGGACGATCGAGCAGGCGTGCGAGAGCGCCATCCGCACGCTCGCCGCCAACCCGGGTGACATTCCGTTCGCGCTGCTCTATCTGCTCGAGGCGGACGGGAGACGCGCGCGGCTCGCCGGGACGACGGGCGTCTCGCCCGGCGTGCTCCCCCCGACCGTGGAGCTTGCGGAAACGGAGACCAGCTCCACCGCCTGGCCGCTCGCGCAGGTGGCGCGCACGGGTCGCGTCGCGCGGATGGACGACCTGGGCGCGCGCGTCGATGCGCTGCCGATGAGCCGGTGGGGCGACGTTCCCGAGTCCGCCCTGGTGCTGCCGGTCGCCCGGGTGGGGCCGGGCCACGTCTGCGGGTTCCTGGTCCTCGGCATCAGCCCCCACCGTCCCCTCGACGAAGACTACCGCGACTTCCTCTGCCTGGTCACCGAGCACGTCGCGCTCATCATCGCGGACGCGCCTGCCTCGGAGGAGGAGCGCCAGCGAGCCGAGGTGTTGGCGGCGCTCGACCGGCAGCGGGCCGAGGCGCTCGCGCACGAGCGCGCCGCCCGCGCCGAGGCCGAGGCCACGAAGCGCCGCTTCCACGACCTCGTGCACGGGCTCGACGCCATCCTGTGGGAAGCGAGCCCGAAGACGGGCCAGTTCACGTTCGTCAGTCAACGCGCGGAGAAGCTGCTCGGCTACCCGCTCGAGCGTTGGACGTCCGAGCCGCAGTTCTGGCGGAGCGTCCTCCATCCCGACGACCGGGAGCGCACCGTCGGGCTCTGCCGCGGGGCCATCGCGGAGGGGCGCGACCAGGAGCTCGAATACCGGCTGATTGCTGCGGACGGGACGATCGTGTGGATGCACGACCGGATCTACGTGGCCCGCGATCGCCGCGGGCGCATGCGGAAGCTCCGTGGGTTCATGACCAACGTCAGCGAGCGCAAGCGCGCCGAGGAGGAGCGCGCCAGGCTGCTCGTGGACATGGAGTACGCGCGGCGCGAGGCGGAGACCGCCAACCGCGTCAAGGACGAGTTCCTGGCGACGCTCTCCCACGAGCTCCGGACGCCGCTCGGTGCGATTCTCCTCTGGGCCCGCCTGCTGCGCGGGAGCCAGCTGGACGAGCCGACCACGGCGCGCGCGCTCGAGATGATCGAGCAGGATGCGAGGGCGCTCGAGCGGATCGTGGGGGACATCCTGGACGTATCGCGCATCATCACGGGCAAGCTCGGCCTCCAGGTCGAGTCGGTCGATCTCGCGCCGACGATCGAGGCGGCGATCGAGGCCGTGCGCCCGGCGGCCGATGCGAAGTCCATCCAGATCGAATCCGTACTCGACGATCCGGTGACACCGATCTCCGGTGACGAGGCTCGCTTGCGGCAGATCGTGTGGAACCTCCTCTCCAACGCGATCAAGTTCACGCCCAAGGGTGGCCGCATCGAGGTCCGGCTGGAGCGGGCCGACTCGTCGGCGCAGATCACGGTGAAGGACACGGGACGGGGCATCGCGCCCGACTTCCTGCCCCACGTCTTCGAGCGCTTTCGCCAGGCCGATGCGTCGACCACGCGGGCGCAGGGGGGGCTCGGGCTCGGCCTGGCGATCGTCCGTCATCTGGTGGAGATGCACGGGGGCTGCGTCTACGCGGACAGCCCGGGAGAGGGGCGAGGGGCGACGTTCGCCGTCAGGCTCCCGCTGCTGCCGGTCCGACCGCTGGAGGCAGGCCGGAAGTCAGGGCAACCTGCAGGCCGCCGTGAAGCGGCCCGCGCCGCGCACACCTTGGAAGGGGTGCGCGTGCTGCTCGTGGAGGACGACGTCAACACGCGCGAGTCGCTCGGCGCGCTGCTCCGGCAGCGCGGCGCGCGTGTGACCGCGACCGGGACCGCCGCGGACGGACTCCGGGCGCTCGAGCAGGAGCCGCCCGACGTCCTCATCTCCGACCTCGGGATGCCGGACGAGGACGGCTACGCGCTCATTCGCAAGGTGCGGGGCTTGGGGCGGGAACGAGGCGGGCACGTCCCCGCCATCGCCCTCACCGGCTATACGGGCGTCGATGTCCGCGCGCGGGCTCTGGCCGAGGGGTACGACATGCACGTGCCCAAGCCGGCCGACCCGGACGAGCTGACGGCGCTGATCGCGCGCCTCGAGGGACGGGATGCGTGGACGGCCGACAGCCCCGGTGGCACGCACGGCGAGTGA
- a CDS encoding DUF488 family protein produces the protein MTIRIKRAYEPPAPGDGYRVLIDRLWPRGLRGEELRLDVWAKVLSPSDRLRRWFGHDPRRWRAFLSRYREELRAPATREMLGELARRARRGTLTLVYAARDEAHNNAVVVRAELARRLRSRARVTGRRRRGPATGRRRARRGAPAASRRTPCRRARG, from the coding sequence ATGACGATTCGGATCAAGCGCGCCTACGAGCCGCCCGCGCCAGGGGACGGCTATCGCGTGCTCATCGATCGGCTGTGGCCCCGTGGGCTTCGCGGAGAGGAGCTCCGACTCGACGTCTGGGCGAAGGTGCTTTCGCCGAGCGACCGCCTGCGCCGCTGGTTCGGCCACGATCCGAGGCGGTGGCGAGCCTTCCTGTCCCGGTACAGGGAGGAGCTCCGCGCGCCGGCCACCCGCGAAATGCTGGGCGAGCTCGCGCGCCGGGCACGTCGCGGCACCCTCACCCTCGTCTACGCGGCTCGCGACGAGGCGCACAACAACGCGGTCGTGGTGCGCGCGGAGCTTGCACGACGGCTCAGGTCGAGGGCGAGGGTCACGGGGCGGCGGCGCCGCGGGCCGGCTACCGGTCGCCGTCGCGCACGGCGAGGAGCCCCCGCAGCGTCCCGACGTACGCCGTGCCGTCGGGCCCGAGGGTGA
- a CDS encoding alpha/beta fold hydrolase, protein MATALAMPKLGMTMREGRVVSWPQPVGARVEKGAVVLVIESEKAEVEIEAPAAGVLRHVYVPEGETVPSGTLLAAITETADEPFDAEAFRRVHDRPEAPAAAAGPVPPAAVPGGGSVRRTAETPVTPAARALARRLGVEPARVPGTGPGGRVTREDVEAWAARRRALVPVAEGVALEVPTEGAGDPVVLLPGFGTDVSMFARQIPVLAERWHVLGVNPRGVGLSDAPEEARYDVATMAADVAALLDEPAHVVGASLGAAVAIELALVHPERLRSLTLITPFVEADARLLAVVDAWCRVASEASAEAVARLLLPWMFSRAYLADEGRRERTARGLAATAPRVPAPTLARAAAGMRAWSGSRRTDLARLALPTLVIVAGDDLLTPDGEAVAGAIPGARCRAVPRAAHAVALEAPEAVGEAIRTHLEAR, encoded by the coding sequence ATGGCCACGGCGCTCGCGATGCCCAAGCTGGGCATGACCATGCGCGAGGGCCGGGTCGTCTCCTGGCCGCAGCCGGTCGGCGCGCGGGTGGAGAAGGGCGCGGTCGTCCTGGTCATCGAGTCGGAGAAGGCGGAGGTGGAGATCGAGGCGCCCGCCGCGGGCGTGCTGCGCCACGTGTACGTCCCGGAAGGCGAGACGGTGCCGAGCGGGACGCTGCTCGCGGCGATCACGGAAACGGCCGACGAGCCGTTCGACGCGGAGGCGTTCCGGCGGGTGCACGATCGGCCGGAGGCGCCGGCGGCGGCGGCCGGGCCGGTGCCACCGGCGGCGGTGCCGGGCGGTGGCTCGGTGCGGCGTACTGCGGAGACGCCGGTTACCCCTGCGGCGCGCGCCCTTGCGCGTCGGCTCGGCGTCGAGCCCGCGCGGGTACCCGGCACGGGCCCGGGCGGGCGCGTGACGCGCGAGGACGTCGAGGCGTGGGCGGCGCGGCGGCGCGCGCTCGTCCCCGTGGCCGAGGGGGTCGCGCTCGAGGTGCCGACCGAGGGCGCAGGGGATCCGGTGGTGCTGCTGCCGGGGTTCGGAACCGACGTGTCGATGTTCGCGCGGCAGATCCCCGTGCTGGCTGAGCGGTGGCACGTGCTCGGAGTGAATCCGCGCGGCGTGGGGCTGTCGGACGCGCCGGAAGAGGCGCGCTACGACGTGGCCACGATGGCCGCGGACGTGGCCGCCCTGCTCGACGAGCCTGCGCACGTGGTCGGGGCGAGCCTTGGTGCAGCGGTGGCGATCGAGCTCGCGCTCGTGCACCCGGAGCGGCTGCGGTCGCTGACCCTGATCACGCCGTTCGTCGAGGCCGATGCGCGCCTGCTGGCGGTCGTGGATGCGTGGTGCCGGGTGGCGAGCGAGGCGAGCGCCGAGGCGGTGGCACGCCTGCTCTTGCCGTGGATGTTCTCGCGCGCGTACCTGGCAGACGAGGGCCGCCGGGAGCGGACGGCGAGGGGTCTCGCGGCGACGGCGCCGCGGGTGCCGGCGCCGACGCTGGCGCGCGCCGCCGCGGGGATGCGGGCGTGGTCGGGAAGCCGCCGCACGGACCTGGCGCGGCTGGCGCTCCCGACGCTCGTGATCGTCGCCGGCGACGACCTGCTGACGCCCGACGGCGAGGCGGTCGCGGGCGCGATCCCGGGCGCGCGCTGCCGCGCCGTCCCGCGAGCGGCGCACGCGGTCGCGCTGGAAGCGCCGGAGGCGGTCGGCGAGGCGATCCGGACGCACCTCGAGGCACGCTGA